One Mycolicibacterium fortuitum subsp. fortuitum genomic window carries:
- a CDS encoding NAD(P)/FAD-dependent oxidoreductase → MNAPTSDVFDVAVIGAGIVGSAIARELSGYQLSVALLEGRHDVGDGTSKANTAILHTGFDAKPGTLESTMVSRGYELLSEYASRTGIPVEHTGAILVAWDDEQLAALPGLKDKAEANGYRRCEIVDAAAVYAAVPALGPGALGGLTVPDESIICTWTVNLALATDAVNRGTTLLTDHRVERVKTDAEGTTLHTSAGAVRTRWVVNAAGLGADVIDNLFGFSRFTVTPRRGELIVYDKLARPLVDKIVLPVPTSRGKGVLVSPTIYGNVMLGPTSEDLTDRTATGTSESGFEFLLEKGRALMPRLLDEEVTATYAGLRAAIDHSDYLIEADPAQHYLLVGGIRSTGLTAGMAIAEYARTQLVSAGLELVPVDELPDPPQMPNLGEAFPRPYQQAEKIAADPAYGRIVCFCERVTEGELRDACHSVIPPAALEGLRRRTRVMNGRCQAFFCGAEVQSVFERESQEIKK, encoded by the coding sequence ATGAACGCCCCGACCTCCGACGTGTTCGACGTCGCGGTCATCGGAGCCGGAATCGTCGGCTCGGCCATTGCGCGTGAGCTGTCGGGATACCAACTGTCCGTTGCCCTGCTCGAAGGCCGCCACGACGTCGGCGACGGCACCAGCAAGGCCAACACGGCGATCTTGCACACCGGGTTCGACGCGAAACCCGGAACTCTGGAATCCACCATGGTCAGCCGCGGTTACGAGCTGCTGTCCGAATATGCGAGCCGTACCGGCATCCCCGTCGAGCACACCGGGGCGATCCTGGTGGCCTGGGACGACGAACAACTCGCCGCACTGCCCGGCCTGAAAGACAAGGCCGAGGCCAACGGGTATCGCCGGTGCGAGATCGTCGACGCTGCAGCGGTATACGCCGCGGTCCCCGCCCTGGGACCTGGCGCACTCGGCGGACTCACGGTGCCCGACGAATCCATCATCTGTACCTGGACGGTAAACCTCGCGCTGGCCACCGATGCCGTCAACCGGGGCACCACCCTGCTGACCGATCACCGGGTCGAGCGCGTTAAAACCGATGCAGAGGGAACCACACTGCACACCTCCGCCGGAGCTGTGCGCACCCGGTGGGTGGTCAACGCAGCCGGCCTGGGAGCCGATGTCATCGACAACCTGTTCGGCTTCTCGCGGTTCACCGTGACCCCACGCCGCGGCGAGCTGATCGTCTACGACAAGCTGGCGCGACCGCTGGTCGACAAGATCGTGCTGCCGGTCCCCACCTCGCGGGGCAAGGGAGTTCTGGTCAGCCCCACCATCTACGGCAACGTCATGCTCGGCCCCACCTCGGAGGACCTCACAGACCGCACCGCCACCGGGACCTCGGAGAGTGGATTCGAGTTCCTCCTGGAAAAGGGTCGCGCGTTGATGCCCAGGCTCCTCGACGAAGAGGTCACCGCCACCTATGCCGGGCTTCGGGCCGCAATCGACCACAGCGACTACCTGATCGAGGCGGATCCGGCGCAGCATTATCTGCTGGTCGGCGGCATCCGGTCCACCGGCCTGACCGCGGGCATGGCCATCGCCGAATACGCCCGCACTCAACTCGTCTCGGCCGGCCTCGAGCTGGTACCCGTCGATGAACTGCCCGATCCACCACAGATGCCCAACCTCGGCGAGGCATTTCCCCGCCCATATCAGCAGGCCGAGAAGATCGCAGCCGACCCCGCCTACGGCCGGATCGTGTGCTTCTGCGAGCGCGTCACGGAAGGTGAGCTGCGCGACGCCTGCCATTCCGTCATCCCACCCGCAGCCCTGGAAGGCCTGCGACGACGCACCCGCGTGATGAACGGCCGCTGCCAGGCCTTCTTCTGCGGTGCCGAGGTGCAGTCGGTGTTCGAGCGGGAATCTCAGGAGATCAAAAAGTGA
- a CDS encoding NAD(P)/FAD-dependent oxidoreductase, translated as MSTYDVAIIGGGPAGLTAAAELAHNSDLNVVVLERESEAGGIPRHSDHPGYGIRDMKTFISGPAYARRLVREATAAGAEIRTATMVTGWAGDKSLELTSPAGREQLDARAVVLATGARERARPARLIPGDRPSGIYTTGQLQNTVHLQHRSVGKRAVIVGAELVSYSAVLTLKHAGCETALMTSEYPSPESYAVFNLAGRTPLMNVEVATTTRLVRIIGKGVVVGVEIENTRTGQRRIVACDTVVFTGDWIPDHELARAAGLDMDPKSLGPLVDTALRTSREGVFAIGNLLHPVDTADIAALDGRHVAAQVRRYLGGAVTPDDGIRIEAAAPLRWVAPGLLRPGDPAPARQRLLLWTDTLVRIPKVVARQDGTVIGQKTLPWPASPGRVFRVPSSILDKADHRGGTVTLSLG; from the coding sequence GTGAGCACCTACGACGTCGCGATCATCGGCGGTGGGCCCGCAGGCCTGACCGCCGCGGCCGAGCTGGCGCACAACTCGGACCTGAATGTGGTTGTACTGGAACGCGAATCCGAGGCAGGTGGCATTCCTCGGCACAGCGACCACCCTGGTTACGGCATCCGCGATATGAAGACCTTCATCAGCGGGCCGGCATACGCCCGCCGCCTGGTTCGTGAGGCGACGGCGGCCGGGGCCGAGATCCGCACGGCCACCATGGTCACCGGCTGGGCCGGCGACAAGTCTCTGGAACTCACCTCGCCCGCCGGGCGCGAACAACTCGACGCCCGCGCAGTCGTCCTGGCAACCGGTGCTCGCGAGCGGGCCCGCCCGGCGCGGCTGATCCCCGGCGACCGGCCCAGCGGCATCTACACCACCGGACAGTTGCAGAACACCGTGCACCTGCAGCACCGAAGCGTGGGCAAGCGCGCCGTCATCGTCGGAGCCGAACTGGTCAGCTACTCGGCGGTGCTCACCCTCAAGCACGCCGGCTGCGAAACCGCGCTGATGACAAGCGAATACCCGTCGCCCGAGTCATATGCGGTCTTCAACCTCGCGGGCCGCACCCCGCTCATGAACGTCGAGGTCGCCACGACCACCCGGCTAGTCCGAATCATCGGAAAGGGTGTTGTCGTGGGGGTCGAGATCGAGAACACCCGCACCGGCCAGCGCCGCATCGTGGCCTGCGACACCGTGGTGTTCACCGGTGACTGGATTCCCGACCACGAGCTGGCCCGTGCCGCGGGGCTCGACATGGACCCGAAAAGCCTGGGGCCGCTCGTCGACACCGCGCTACGCACCAGCCGGGAAGGCGTGTTCGCGATCGGCAACCTGCTGCACCCGGTGGACACCGCCGACATCGCCGCGCTCGACGGCCGTCACGTGGCCGCCCAGGTGCGTCGCTACCTGGGCGGCGCGGTCACGCCCGATGACGGGATCCGCATCGAGGCAGCGGCCCCATTGCGCTGGGTGGCACCGGGCCTGCTGCGGCCCGGCGACCCAGCCCCAGCGCGGCAGCGCCTGCTGTTGTGGACCGACACCCTGGTGCGCATACCGAAAGTGGTTGCGCGCCAGGATGGCACGGTCATCGGCCAAAAGACCCTGCCCTGGCCGGCCTCACCGGGCCGGGTGTTCCGGGTGCCGTCGAGCATTCTCGACAAGGCCGATCACCGCGGCGGGACGGTCACCCTTTCACTGGGGTGA
- a CDS encoding cytochrome P450, with protein MTDLASVDYFADPAVAQDPYEYYEYLRSNGPVFTEPHHGVVAVTGYQEVMAAFKDHASFSAVNAIGGPFPPLPFEPEGDDITEQIEAHRHEFPIFEHMVVMDPPQHERARSLLSRLLTPRRLKENEDYMWQLADRQLDEFIANGRCEFLSEYAKPFATLAITDLLGVPEQDRAEFRLALGAGKQPGSRVGALDGEAVGLNPLQYLDDKFSGYIAERRENPRADVLGGMAAATYPDGSVPELLEVVRPATFLFAAGQETVTKLLSAAVQTLGDRPEFQQQLRENPDQIPAFIEEALRIQSPTKIDFRLCRKSTTLAGVPIKAGTVLMLCLGAANRDPRKFDEPDQFRIDRPNVREHIAFGRGIHTCAGAPLARVEGQITVRRLLDRMRDIGIDESVHGPAGQRNYNYEPTFLLRGLTELNITFTPVKG; from the coding sequence ATGACCGATCTCGCCTCCGTCGACTACTTCGCCGATCCGGCCGTCGCCCAGGATCCCTATGAGTACTACGAATACCTGCGCAGCAACGGGCCGGTGTTCACCGAACCTCATCACGGAGTGGTCGCGGTGACCGGCTATCAGGAAGTGATGGCGGCCTTCAAGGATCACGCCTCCTTCTCGGCGGTGAACGCGATCGGCGGCCCCTTCCCGCCGCTGCCGTTCGAGCCCGAGGGCGACGACATCACCGAGCAGATCGAGGCACACCGCCACGAGTTCCCGATCTTCGAGCACATGGTGGTGATGGATCCGCCGCAGCACGAGCGGGCCCGCTCGTTGCTGAGCCGGTTGCTGACCCCGCGCCGGCTCAAGGAGAACGAGGACTACATGTGGCAGCTGGCCGATCGCCAGCTCGACGAGTTCATCGCCAACGGCAGATGCGAGTTCCTGTCGGAATACGCCAAGCCGTTCGCGACTCTGGCCATCACCGATCTGCTGGGTGTGCCAGAGCAGGATCGTGCCGAGTTCCGGTTGGCCCTCGGCGCGGGCAAGCAGCCGGGTAGCCGCGTCGGTGCGCTCGACGGTGAAGCGGTCGGGCTCAACCCGCTGCAGTACCTGGACGACAAATTCAGCGGTTACATCGCCGAGCGACGTGAGAATCCCCGCGCCGATGTCCTCGGCGGGATGGCTGCCGCGACGTACCCCGACGGCTCTGTCCCCGAGCTGCTCGAGGTGGTGCGCCCGGCGACATTCCTGTTCGCCGCCGGGCAGGAGACCGTCACCAAACTGCTCAGCGCCGCGGTGCAGACCCTCGGTGACCGGCCCGAGTTTCAGCAGCAGCTGCGGGAAAACCCTGACCAAATCCCGGCTTTCATCGAGGAGGCGCTGCGGATCCAGAGCCCCACCAAGATCGACTTCCGGCTGTGCCGCAAGTCCACCACGCTCGCCGGTGTGCCGATCAAGGCCGGCACCGTGCTGATGCTGTGCCTCGGCGCGGCCAACCGCGATCCGCGAAAGTTCGATGAGCCCGACCAGTTCCGCATCGACCGGCCGAACGTCCGGGAGCACATCGCCTTCGGACGTGGTATCCACACTTGTGCCGGGGCACCGCTGGCCCGCGTGGAAGGCCAGATCACCGTTCGCCGACTGCTGGACCGCATGCGCGACATCGGGATCGACGAATCCGTGCACGGCCCGGCCGGGCAGCGGAACTACAACTACGAGCCGACGTTCCTGCTACGCGGTCTCACCGAACTGAACATCACGTTCACCCCAGTGAAAGGGTGA
- a CDS encoding ferredoxin, which produces MPEDMSGTRVVVDADLCEGHALCIQLAPEVFDLSDEEIAGAAPMGGQWDQGTWDAVKSAVDACPRQAISLLNTSTKGQ; this is translated from the coding sequence ATGCCCGAAGACATGAGCGGAACCCGGGTCGTGGTCGACGCCGACCTGTGCGAGGGCCACGCGTTGTGCATCCAACTTGCCCCTGAGGTGTTCGACCTGTCCGACGAGGAGATTGCCGGCGCTGCCCCGATGGGCGGGCAGTGGGATCAAGGTACCTGGGACGCCGTCAAATCCGCCGTAGACGCCTGCCCGCGCCAGGCGATCAGCCTGCTCAACACCAGCACGAAAGGCCAGTGA
- a CDS encoding TetR/AcrR family transcriptional regulator: MPAARATKEKDAGTRKRLIEATAQVIRDEGYAAATTRRIAAVAGVRSALVYYYFDTLDDLFLAVLRSGGDAALARMREALTADDPLRALWLINSDSRVTGLNTEFMALANHRKAIGAELKAYSERVRDIEAAAVAGVLRAHGVDMEEFPPVVMSMLLTQSARSLCNEEAVGVTEGHAEFRAFVERFLRRFGTGQSAT, translated from the coding sequence ATGCCGGCAGCACGCGCGACCAAAGAGAAGGACGCGGGTACCCGCAAGCGCCTGATCGAGGCGACCGCCCAGGTGATCCGCGACGAGGGGTACGCCGCCGCGACCACCCGGCGGATCGCGGCAGTGGCGGGGGTGCGCTCGGCCCTTGTGTACTACTACTTCGACACTCTCGACGACCTGTTCCTCGCCGTGCTGCGCAGCGGTGGTGACGCCGCGCTGGCGCGGATGCGCGAGGCGCTCACGGCCGACGATCCGCTGCGGGCGCTGTGGCTGATCAACTCCGACTCGCGGGTGACCGGGCTGAACACCGAGTTCATGGCACTCGCCAACCACCGCAAGGCAATCGGCGCCGAACTCAAGGCCTACTCCGAGCGGGTCCGCGACATCGAGGCGGCCGCGGTGGCCGGCGTGCTGCGGGCCCACGGCGTGGACATGGAAGAGTTTCCGCCGGTGGTGATGTCGATGCTGCTCACCCAGTCCGCGCGTAGCCTGTGCAACGAGGAGGCGGTCGGCGTGACCGAGGGCCACGCCGAGTTCCGCGCCTTCGTCGAACGGTTCCTGCGCCGGTTCGGCACCGGCCAGTCCGCTACTTGA
- a CDS encoding mycofactocin-coupled SDR family oxidoreductase: MTGRVEGKVALVTGAARGQGRSHALRLAQEGADIIAVDVCAPVTDTSAIPASTPDDLAETADLVKGLNRRIVTAELDVRDFEALKNAVDGGVEQLGRLDIVVANAGIGNGGDVLHETKESDWADMIGVNLSGVWKTVKAAVPHILSGGRGGSIVLTSSVGGLKAYPHTGHYIAAKHGVIGLMRSFAVELGQHSIRVNAVCPTNVNTPMFMNEGTMKLFRPDLENPGPDDMAVVAQLMHVLPVGWVEPVDISNAVLFLASDEARYITGLPVTVDAGSMLK; this comes from the coding sequence ATGACTGGTCGGGTGGAGGGCAAGGTCGCCCTCGTTACCGGTGCGGCGCGCGGACAGGGCCGCAGCCATGCGTTGCGGCTGGCGCAGGAGGGTGCCGACATCATCGCGGTGGACGTCTGCGCCCCGGTCACCGATACCAGCGCGATTCCGGCATCCACCCCGGACGACCTGGCTGAAACGGCAGATCTGGTCAAGGGTCTCAACCGCCGCATCGTCACGGCCGAGCTCGACGTGCGGGATTTCGAGGCACTCAAGAACGCGGTCGACGGCGGCGTGGAGCAGCTGGGCCGGCTCGACATCGTGGTGGCCAACGCCGGTATCGGCAACGGGGGCGACGTCCTGCACGAGACCAAGGAGTCCGACTGGGCCGACATGATCGGCGTCAATCTTTCCGGCGTCTGGAAGACCGTGAAAGCCGCAGTGCCCCATATTCTTTCCGGCGGCCGGGGCGGGTCGATCGTTCTGACCAGCTCGGTCGGCGGGCTCAAGGCGTACCCGCATACCGGTCATTACATCGCGGCCAAGCACGGCGTGATCGGACTGATGCGCAGCTTCGCCGTCGAGTTGGGTCAGCACTCGATCCGGGTCAACGCGGTGTGCCCGACCAATGTCAACACACCGATGTTCATGAACGAGGGCACGATGAAGCTGTTCCGTCCCGATCTGGAGAACCCGGGTCCCGACGACATGGCCGTTGTCGCCCAGTTGATGCACGTGCTTCCGGTCGGATGGGTCGAGCCCGTTGACATCAGCAACGCGGTGCTGTTCCTGGCTTCCGACGAGGCTCGCTACATCACCGGTCTGCCGGTCACGGTGGATGCGGGCAGCATGCTCAAGTAG
- the hsaB gene encoding 3-hydroxy-9,10-secoandrosta-1,3,5(10)-triene-9,17-dione monooxygenase reductase subunit, with protein sequence MTQAQPIDPRTFRNVLGQFCTGVTVITTLHEDVPIGFACQSFAALSLDPPLVLFCPTKQSRAWQAIEATGKFCVNMLHEKQQHVSAQFGSKAPDKFAGIDWTPSELGSPVIDGSLAHIDCNVHSVHDGGDHFVVFGSVHSLSEVPKRKPRPLLFYRGEYTGIEPDKNTPAQWRDDLEAFLTTTTHDTWL encoded by the coding sequence ATGACACAGGCTCAGCCGATCGACCCGCGTACATTCCGAAATGTGCTCGGCCAGTTCTGCACTGGCGTCACGGTGATCACCACTCTTCACGAGGACGTGCCGATCGGCTTTGCCTGTCAGTCGTTCGCGGCTCTGTCGCTCGACCCGCCGCTGGTGTTGTTCTGCCCGACCAAGCAGTCTCGGGCGTGGCAGGCCATCGAGGCCACCGGAAAGTTCTGCGTGAACATGCTGCACGAGAAGCAGCAGCACGTTTCGGCGCAGTTCGGCTCCAAGGCGCCGGACAAGTTCGCCGGGATCGACTGGACGCCATCGGAACTCGGTTCTCCGGTGATCGACGGAAGCCTCGCCCACATCGACTGCAACGTGCACTCTGTGCATGACGGCGGCGACCACTTCGTGGTGTTCGGTTCGGTGCATTCGTTGTCCGAGGTTCCCAAACGCAAGCCCCGGCCGTTGTTGTTCTACCGCGGCGAATACACCGGGATCGAGCCCGACAAGAACACCCCGGCGCAGTGGCGTGATGATCTGGAAGCCTTCCTGACGACGACCACGCACGACACCTGGCTCTGA
- the hsaC gene encoding iron-dependent extradiol dioxygenase HsaC — protein MSIKALGYMRIEATDVAAWREFGLKVLGMVEGEGAIPGALYLRMDDFAARLVIVPGEQDRLLISGWEVADAPALQNLRETLAKAGVDFTEATKDEIRERRVEGFIRFSDPAGNVLEAFHGAQYLGRRFVSPYGHKFVTAEQGLGHVVLTCDDDAAAQAFYQDVLGFRLRDSMSLPPQLAGRPADGDPVWLRFYGCNPRHHALAFMPMPNPTGIVHLMVEVENSDDVGLCLDRANRRNVKMSATLGRHINDKMLSFYMKTPGGFDMEFGCEGLEVEDESWVARESVGISLWGHDFSVGFK, from the coding sequence ATGAGCATCAAGGCACTCGGCTACATGCGCATAGAGGCCACCGATGTGGCAGCCTGGCGTGAATTCGGGCTGAAGGTCCTGGGCATGGTGGAAGGCGAGGGCGCCATCCCGGGCGCGCTCTACCTGCGGATGGACGATTTCGCGGCCCGCCTGGTGATCGTGCCGGGCGAGCAGGACCGCCTGTTGATCTCCGGCTGGGAGGTCGCCGACGCTCCTGCGCTGCAGAACTTGCGCGAGACGCTGGCCAAGGCGGGCGTCGATTTCACCGAGGCCACCAAGGACGAGATCCGCGAACGCCGGGTCGAGGGCTTCATCCGGTTCTCTGACCCGGCGGGCAATGTTCTCGAAGCCTTCCACGGGGCGCAGTACCTGGGTCGCCGGTTCGTCAGCCCCTACGGCCACAAGTTCGTCACCGCCGAACAGGGCCTCGGGCACGTGGTGCTGACCTGCGACGACGACGCCGCGGCGCAGGCGTTCTACCAGGACGTGCTTGGCTTCCGGCTGCGCGACTCGATGAGCCTGCCCCCGCAGCTGGCAGGTCGGCCTGCTGACGGCGATCCGGTGTGGCTGCGCTTCTACGGCTGCAATCCGCGTCACCACGCGCTGGCCTTCATGCCGATGCCCAACCCGACGGGCATCGTGCACCTGATGGTCGAGGTGGAGAACTCCGACGACGTCGGCTTGTGCCTGGACCGCGCCAACCGCCGCAACGTGAAGATGTCGGCGACGCTGGGCCGGCACATCAACGACAAGATGTTGTCCTTCTACATGAAGACCCCGGGTGGGTTCGACATGGAATTCGGTTGTGAGGGACTGGAAGTCGAGGACGAGAGCTGGGTCGCCCGCGAGAGCGTGGGCATCAGCCTCTGGGGCCACGATTTCTCCGTCGGGTTCAAGTGA
- the hsaD gene encoding 4,5:9,10-diseco-3-hydroxy-5,9,17-trioxoandrosta-1(10),2-diene-4-oate hydrolase → MTATQEITFESTSRYADVQAGELAMRLHYHEAGDPTKQTIVLLHGGGPGASSWSNFGRNITVLAEHYHVLAIDQPGYGLSDKHTEHEQYNRYSAKAVLGLLDKLEITGRVPLLGNSLGGGTAVRFALDYPDRAGKLVLMGPGGLSVNLFAPDPTEGVKALAKFNYEPTRENLEAFIRIMVFDQKLVTPELVDERFAIASTPESLAATRAMGKSFAGADFELGMMWREVYKLRQPVLLIWGREDRVNPLDGALVAVKQIPRVQLHVFGQCGHWAQVEKFDEFNKLTIDFLGG, encoded by the coding sequence ATGACTGCTACGCAAGAGATCACTTTTGAATCCACCTCCCGCTACGCCGATGTGCAGGCCGGCGAGCTGGCCATGCGGTTGCACTACCACGAGGCCGGCGACCCGACGAAGCAGACCATCGTGCTGCTGCACGGCGGCGGGCCCGGTGCGTCCAGCTGGTCGAACTTCGGCCGCAACATCACGGTGCTGGCCGAGCACTACCACGTGCTGGCCATCGACCAGCCGGGTTACGGCCTGTCGGACAAGCACACCGAGCATGAGCAGTACAACCGCTACAGCGCCAAGGCGGTGCTCGGCCTGCTCGACAAGCTGGAGATCACGGGACGCGTTCCGCTGCTGGGCAACTCGCTCGGCGGCGGCACCGCGGTCCGCTTCGCGCTGGACTATCCGGACCGCGCGGGCAAGCTCGTGCTGATGGGCCCGGGCGGTCTGTCGGTCAACCTGTTCGCGCCGGATCCGACCGAGGGCGTCAAGGCGCTGGCCAAGTTCAACTATGAGCCGACGCGCGAGAACCTCGAAGCCTTCATCCGGATCATGGTGTTCGACCAGAAGCTGGTCACCCCCGAGCTGGTCGACGAGCGGTTCGCGATTGCCAGCACGCCGGAGTCGCTGGCCGCCACCCGCGCGATGGGTAAGTCGTTCGCCGGTGCGGACTTCGAGCTCGGCATGATGTGGCGCGAGGTGTACAAGCTGCGTCAGCCGGTGCTGCTGATCTGGGGCCGCGAGGACCGGGTCAACCCGCTCGACGGCGCACTGGTCGCCGTCAAGCAGATTCCGCGGGTGCAGCTTCACGTCTTCGGGCAGTGTGGACACTGGGCTCAGGTCGAGAAGTTCGACGAGTTCAACAAACTCACCATCGATTTCCTTGGGGGTTAG
- the hsaA gene encoding 3-hydroxy-9,10-secoandrosta-1,3,5(10)-triene-9,17-dione monooxygenase oxygenase subunit — MTSIEQRDVQAVLAGIDELLPTLRERAQETEDLRRLPDANVKALEDVGFFKLLQPEQWGGLQCDPTVFYEAVRRLASACGSTGWVAGIIGVHNWHLALFDQRAQEEVWGEDTSVRISSSYAPMGAGVVTEAGDGYIVNGAWNWSSGCDHATWAFLGGPVIKDGRPVDFGSFLIPRTEYQIDDVWNVVGLRGTGSNTVVVKDVFVPKHRFLSYKAMNDGTAGGYETNTAPVYKMPWGTIHPTTISAPIVGMAYGAYDAHVEHQGKRVRAAFAGEKAKDDPFAKIRIAEAASDIDAAWRQLSGNVADEYALLVAGEEIPFELRARARRDQVRATGRAIASIDRLFEASGATALSNDAPVQRFWRDAHAGRVHAANDPERAYLIFGNNEFGLPPADTMV, encoded by the coding sequence GTGACATCCATTGAACAGCGTGACGTGCAGGCGGTTCTGGCCGGCATCGATGAATTGCTGCCGACGCTGCGTGAGCGCGCTCAGGAGACCGAGGACTTGCGCCGGCTGCCCGATGCGAACGTGAAGGCGTTGGAGGACGTCGGTTTCTTCAAGTTGCTGCAGCCGGAGCAGTGGGGTGGTTTGCAGTGTGATCCGACGGTGTTCTACGAGGCGGTCCGGCGGTTGGCCAGTGCGTGTGGTTCGACTGGTTGGGTGGCCGGCATCATCGGTGTGCACAACTGGCATCTGGCGCTGTTCGACCAGCGGGCCCAGGAAGAGGTCTGGGGCGAGGACACCTCGGTGCGGATCTCATCCTCCTACGCCCCGATGGGCGCCGGTGTGGTGACCGAGGCCGGCGACGGCTACATCGTCAACGGTGCCTGGAACTGGTCCTCGGGTTGCGATCACGCCACGTGGGCCTTCCTCGGTGGGCCGGTGATCAAGGACGGCCGCCCGGTCGATTTCGGTAGCTTCCTGATTCCGCGTACCGAGTACCAGATCGACGACGTGTGGAACGTGGTCGGTCTGCGCGGTACCGGCAGCAACACCGTGGTGGTCAAGGACGTGTTCGTGCCCAAGCACCGCTTCTTGTCCTACAAGGCGATGAACGACGGCACCGCTGGTGGGTATGAGACCAACACCGCCCCGGTGTACAAGATGCCGTGGGGCACCATCCATCCCACCACCATCTCGGCGCCGATCGTGGGCATGGCCTACGGCGCCTACGACGCGCATGTGGAGCACCAGGGTAAGCGGGTGCGTGCGGCGTTCGCCGGGGAGAAGGCCAAGGACGATCCGTTCGCCAAGATCCGCATCGCCGAGGCGGCCAGTGACATCGACGCCGCGTGGCGTCAGCTGTCGGGCAATGTTGCCGACGAGTATGCGCTGCTGGTTGCCGGTGAGGAGATCCCGTTCGAGCTGCGGGCCCGGGCCCGGCGTGATCAGGTGCGTGCCACCGGTCGTGCGATCGCCTCGATCGATCGGCTGTTCGAGGCTTCGGGTGCCACCGCGTTGTCCAATGATGCTCCGGTGCAGCGGTTCTGGCGTGACGCGCACGCCGGCCGGGTGCACGCGGCCAATGATCCCGAGCGTGCCTACCTGATCTTCGGCAACAACGAGTTCGGCCTGCCCCCGGCCGACACGATGGTCTGA
- a CDS encoding ferredoxin--NADP reductase: protein MTDEPLGSHVLELQVSAVIEETADARSLVFAVPEGSTIPEDRLRYSPGQFLTLRVPSDRTGSVARCYSLSSSPVTDDQLTVTVKRTADGYASNWLCDNAHAGMKMHVLAPSGTFVPKDLDTDFLLLAAGSGITPMMAICKSALAEGSGNVVLVYANRDENSVIFGATLRELAAKYPDRFTVVHWLETVQGLPSPAALAGLLAPYASREAFICGPGPFMAAAEQALQQAGAADERIHIEVFKSLDSDPFAAVVIEEEEGDQEPATAVVTLDGTTHEVRWPRSATLLDVLLDKGLDAPFSCREGHCGACAVLKKSGDVEMKINDVLEPSDLEEGLILGCQATPVSDSVEVTYDE, encoded by the coding sequence GTGACTGATGAGCCACTGGGCAGCCATGTGCTCGAACTGCAGGTGAGTGCAGTCATCGAGGAGACGGCCGACGCGCGGTCCCTGGTATTCGCCGTCCCCGAGGGTTCGACCATCCCGGAGGACCGGTTGCGTTACTCCCCCGGCCAGTTCCTGACCCTGCGGGTACCCAGCGATCGCACCGGCTCGGTGGCCCGTTGCTACTCCCTGTCCAGCTCGCCGGTGACCGACGATCAGCTGACCGTCACGGTCAAGCGGACCGCGGACGGCTACGCGTCAAACTGGTTGTGCGACAACGCCCATGCCGGCATGAAGATGCACGTGCTGGCGCCGTCGGGGACCTTCGTCCCGAAAGATCTCGACACCGACTTCCTGCTGCTGGCCGCGGGTAGTGGCATCACCCCGATGATGGCGATCTGCAAGTCGGCGCTCGCCGAGGGCAGCGGCAACGTCGTCCTCGTCTACGCCAACCGCGACGAGAACTCGGTGATCTTCGGCGCCACCCTGCGCGAGCTCGCCGCCAAATACCCCGATCGGTTCACGGTCGTGCACTGGTTGGAGACCGTGCAGGGACTGCCCAGCCCGGCCGCCCTCGCCGGACTGCTCGCCCCCTACGCCTCGCGCGAAGCGTTCATCTGCGGGCCCGGCCCATTCATGGCCGCGGCCGAACAGGCACTGCAGCAGGCCGGTGCCGCCGATGAGCGCATCCATATCGAGGTGTTCAAGTCGCTGGATTCGGACCCGTTCGCGGCTGTGGTGATCGAGGAAGAGGAGGGCGACCAGGAACCGGCCACGGCCGTCGTCACCCTGGACGGCACCACCCACGAGGTCCGCTGGCCGCGTTCGGCCACGCTGCTCGACGTCCTGCTCGACAAGGGTCTGGACGCGCCGTTCTCCTGCCGCGAGGGCCACTGCGGCGCATGCGCGGTGCTCAAGAAGTCCGGAGACGTCGAGATGAAGATCAACGACGTGCTCGAACCCTCCGACCTCGAAGAGGGTCTGATCCTGGGTTGCCAGGCCACGCCGGTGTCGGATTCGGTCGAAGTCACCTACGACGAGTGA